The following proteins are co-located in the Perognathus longimembris pacificus isolate PPM17 chromosome 25, ASM2315922v1, whole genome shotgun sequence genome:
- the LOC125341948 gene encoding olfactory receptor 10-like: protein MGRFNTTFGEGFILVGFSDWPQLEFVFFVYILIFYSLTLLGNTTIIILSRLDLRLRTPMYFFLSHLSFLDLCYTTSTVPQLLINLHGLDRTISYAGCVAQLFIFLALGSTESMLLVVMAFDRYAAVCRPLHYTTIMHPLLCKVLATASWVGGLVNSVIQTSLMMVMPLCGHQLNHFFCEMPVFLKLACEDTEGTETKMFVARVIVVAVPAALILGSYARIGRAVLRIKSTAGRRKAFGTCGSHLVVVSLFYGSAMYTYLQPKGSYSESEGKFVALFYAIITPMLNPLIYTLRNKDVKGALWKVLGRGRDSG from the coding sequence ATGGGAAGGTTCAATACCACTTTTGGAGAAGGCTTTATTTTGGTGGGCTTCTCAGATTGGCCTCAACTGGAATTCGTTTTTTTTGTCTACATTTTGATTTTCTACTCCTTAACTCTGTTGGGcaacaccaccatcatcattCTGTCTCGATTAGACCTTCGACTGCGCacgcccatgtacttcttcctctcccACCTCTCCTTCCTGGACCTTTGCTACACCACCAGCACTGTGCCCCAGCTTCTCATCAACCTCCATGGACTCGACAGGACCATCAGCTACGCCGGCTGCGTGGCCCAGCTCTTCATTTTTCTCGCCCTGGGCTCCACTGAGAGCATGCTCTTGGTGGTGATGGCCTTCGACCGCTATGCCGCCGTGTGCCGTCCCCTCCACTATACCACCATCATGCACCCCCTTCTCTGCAAAGTACTGGCGACTGCTTCGTGGGTGGGGGGCTTAGTGAACTCTGTGATTCAGACCAGCCTCATGATGGTCATGCCTCTCTGTGGCCACCAACTGAACCACTTCTTCTGTGAGATGCCTGTCTTCCTGAAGCTGGCTTGTGAGGACACGGAAGGGACAGAGACCAAGATGTTTGTGGCTCGAGTCATAGTTGTTGCTGTTCCTGCAGCTCTAATTCTAGGCTCCTATGCACGCATTGGCAGGGCTGTGCTGAGGATCAAGTCAACGGCTGGGCGCAGAAAGGCTTTTGGAACTTGTGGGTCTCACCTTGTGGTTGTGTCTCTGTTTTATGGCTCAGCCATGTACACCTACCTCCAACCCAAGGGCAGTTACTCTGAGAGCGAGGGGAAGTTTGTTGCCCTTTTTTATGCCATAATCACCCCCATGCTGAACCCTCTGATCTATACGCTGAGGAACAAGGATGTGAAGGGGGCTCTGTGGAAGGTATTAGGGAGAGGCAGGGACTCAGGATAG
- the LOC125341946 gene encoding olfactory receptor 10-like — translation MLKVMGIFNISFTEGFILVGFSDWPQLEFILFIYILIFYSLTLFGNTTIIILSRLDLRLRTPMYFFLCHLSFLDLCYTTSTVPQLLINLQGHDQTISYAGCVAQLFIVLALGSIESMLLVVMAFDRYAAVCRPLHYTTIMHPRLCLSLAIASWLGGLVNSLIQTGLMMAKPLCGHHLNHFFCEMPVFLKLACEDTGGTEAKMFVARAVILVFPAALILGSYARIGRAVLRIKSTAGRRKAFGTCGSHLVVVSLFYGSAIYTYLQPKGSYSENEGKFVALFYTIITPMLNPLIYTLRNKDVKGALWKVLGRGRDSG, via the coding sequence ATGCTGAAGGTTATGGGAATTTTTAACATCAGTTTTACGGAGGGCTTTATTCTGGTGGGCTTCTCAGACTGGCCTCAATTGGAATTCATTCTTTTTATCTACATCTTGATTTTCTACTCCCTGACGCTCTTTGGcaacaccaccatcatcatcctcTCCCGACTGGACCTTCGACTGCGCacgcccatgtacttcttcctgtgCCACCTCTCCTTCCTGGACCTCTGCTACACCACCAGCACTGTGCCCCAGCTCCTCATCAACCTGCAAGGACATGACCAGACCATCAGCTACGCCGGCTGCGTGGCCCAGCTCTTCATCGTCCTTGCTCTTGGCTCCATTGAGAGCATGCTCCTGGTGGTGATGGCCTTCGACCGCTATGCTGCCGTGTGCCGTCCCCTCCACTACACCACCATCATGCACCCCCGTCTCTGCTTGTCACTGGCTATTGCTTCCTGGTTGGGGGGCTTGGTGAACTCTCTGATTCAGACCGGCCTCATGATGGCTAAGCCTCTCTGTGGCCATCACCTGAACCACTTCTTCTGTGAGATGCCTGTCTTCCTGAAGCTGGCTTGTGAGGACACAGGAGGAACAGAGGCCAAGATGTTTGTGGCCCGGGCTGTGATCTTGGTCTTTCCCGCAGCTCTAATTCTAGGCTCCTATGCACGCATTGGCAGGGCCGTGCTGAGGATCAAGTCAACGGCTGGGCGCAGAAAGGCTTTTGGAACTTGTGGGTCTCACCTTGTGGTTGTGTCTCTGTTTTATGGCTCAGCCATCTACACCTACCTCCAACCCAAGGGCAGTTACTCTGAGAATGAGGGGAAGTTTGTTGCCCTTTTCTATACCATAATCACCCCCATGCTCAACCCTCTGATCTATACGCTGAGGAACAAGGATGTGAAGGGGGCTCTGTGGAAGGTATTAGGGAGAGGCAGGGACTCAGGATAG
- the Mgat1 gene encoding alpha-1,3-mannosyl-glycoprotein 2-beta-N-acetylglucosaminyltransferase, whose product MLKKQTAGLVLWGAVLFVAWNALLLLFFWTRPAPGRPPAEAALDGDPAGLSREVMRLAQDAEAELERQRGLLQQIREHYAAAAAAGRGPRGRVPTGAGAGAGAGAGAAPPPPPPAPGTPPPAVIPILVIACDRSTVRRCLDKLLHYRPSAERFPIIVSQDCGHEETAQVIASYGGAVTHLRQPDLSHIAVPPDHRKFQGYYKIARHYRWALGQVFHTFRFAAAVVVEDDLEVAPDFFEYFQATYPLLRADPSLWCVSAWNDNGKEQMVDAGRPELLYRTDFFPGLGWLLLAELWAELEPKWPKAFWDDWMRRPEQRQGRACVRPEISRTMTFGRKGVSHGQFFDQHLKFIKLNQQFVPFTRLDLSYLRREAYDRAFVARVYAAPQLPVEKVRTNERRELGEVRVQYTSRDSFKAFAKALGVMDDLKSGVPRAGYRGVVTFQFRGRRVHLAPPPTWDGYDPSWN is encoded by the coding sequence ATGCTCAAGAAGCAGACGGCCGGGCTGGTGCTGTGGGGCGCCGTCCTCTTCGTGGCCTGGAACGCGCTGCTGCTGCTCTTCTTCTGGACGCGCCCGGCGCCGGGCCGGCCGCCCGCCGAGGCGGCGCTGGACGGTGACCCGGCCGGCCTGAGCCGCGAGGTGATGCGCCTGGCGCAGGACGCGGAGGCCGAGCTGGAGCGGCAGCGCGGGCTGCTGCAGCAGATCCGGGAGCActacgcggcggcggcggcggcggggcggggcccgcgcggCCGGGTGCccacgggggccggggccggggccggggccggggccggggccgcgccgccgccgccgccgcccgcgcccgggaCCCCGCCGCCCGCCGTCATCCCCATCCTGGTCATCGCGTGCGACCGCAGCACCGTGCGCCGCTGCCTGGACAAGCTGCTGCACTACCGGCCGTCGGCCGAGCGCTTCCCCATCATCGTGAGCCAGGACTGCGGGCACGAGGAGACGGCGCAGGTCATCGCCTCGTACGGCGGCGCCGTCACGCACCTGCGGCAGCCGGACCTGAGCCACATCGCCGTGCCGCCCGACCACCGCAAGTTCCAGGGCTACTACAAGATCGCGCGGCACTACCGCTGGGCGCTGGGCCAGGTCTTCCACACCTTCCGCTTCGCGGCCGCCGTGGTGGTGGAGGACGACCTGGAGGTGGCCCCCGACTTCTTCGAGTACTTCCAGGCCACCTACCCGCTGCTGCGCGCCGACCCCTCGCTGTGGTGCGTGTCGGCGTGGAACGACAACGGCAAGGAGCAGATGGTGGACGCGGGCCGGCCCGAGCTGCTCTACCGCACCGACTTCTTCCCgggcctgggctggctgctgCTGGCCGAGCTGTGGGCCGAGCTGGAGCCCAAGTGGCCCAAGGCCTTCTGGGACGACTGGATGCGGCGGCCCGAGCAGCGCCAGGGCCGCGCCTGCGTGCGCCCCGAGATCTCGCGCACCATGACGTTCGGCCGCaagggcgtgagccacgggcagtTCTTCGACCAGCACCTCAAGTTCATCAAGCTGAACCAGCAGTTCGTGCCCTTCACGCGGCTGGACCTGTCGTACCTGCGGCGCGAGGCCTACGACCGCGCCTTCGTGGCGCGCGTCTACGCCGCCCCGCAGCTGCCCGTGGAGAAGGTGCGGACCAACGAGCGGCGCGAGCTGGGCGAGGTGCGCGTGCAGTACACCAGCCGCGACAGCTTCAAGGCCTTCGCCAAGGCGCTGGGGGTCATGGACGACCTCAAGTCCGGCGTGCCGCGGGCCGGCTACCGGGGCGTCGTCACCTTCCAGTTCCGGGGCCGCCGCGTGCACCTGGCGCCGCCGCCCACCTGGGACGGCTACGACCCCAGCTGGAACTGA